One Paenibacillus riograndensis SBR5 DNA segment encodes these proteins:
- a CDS encoding ATP-binding cassette domain-containing protein, with protein sequence MTLAGFSTQRRDVGKASPLIELTRATKFYGRRPVLNEVSLLVESGTATALIGRNGSGKSTLLSILAGLTKISSGTLVRYERRLTIGYAPEAFPGLKFTAEQYLLCMGKLGGLAAAAAEARMTELLEVFHLEEFRRQSMAGFSKGMLQKVNLIQSLLAQPQLLLLDEPMSGLDLPAQHTVIGLLQELKREGTALVFSVHEPETVEALADNVHVLQAGRTVKIIYGQENMRVAPAAYIVCNNISEQSKEDILGMPGIIYIHNEPDGVSGDDFGVTIEAAAADGYLLRVLKAGGSVVSVEPCGGLSAGGLEQWMDPKPARGGAAE encoded by the coding sequence ATGACCCTTGCAGGTTTCAGTACACAGAGGCGCGATGTGGGCAAGGCTTCGCCGCTTATTGAGCTTACCCGGGCCACGAAGTTTTATGGACGCCGTCCTGTGCTGAATGAAGTGTCCTTGCTTGTGGAGTCCGGAACGGCAACGGCACTGATCGGAAGGAACGGTTCCGGCAAAAGCACACTGCTCTCCATCCTTGCCGGATTGACGAAGATTTCGTCCGGTACATTGGTGCGGTATGAACGCAGACTGACCATAGGATATGCCCCTGAAGCTTTTCCGGGACTGAAATTTACGGCCGAGCAATATTTGCTCTGTATGGGCAAGCTCGGAGGTCTTGCCGCTGCGGCAGCAGAAGCCAGAATGACAGAATTGCTGGAGGTCTTTCATCTGGAAGAGTTCCGCAGGCAGAGTATGGCCGGATTCTCCAAAGGAATGCTGCAAAAAGTGAACCTGATTCAAAGTCTGCTTGCACAGCCGCAGCTGCTGCTGCTGGACGAGCCGATGTCAGGTCTGGATCTTCCCGCCCAGCATACAGTGATTGGGCTGCTGCAGGAGTTGAAACGCGAGGGAACAGCACTGGTGTTCTCCGTACATGAGCCAGAGACAGTAGAAGCCTTGGCAGACAACGTACATGTGCTGCAGGCTGGCAGAACCGTCAAGATTATCTATGGCCAAGAAAATATGCGGGTTGCGCCCGCTGCTTACATAGTTTGTAATAATATTTCAGAGCAAAGTAAAGAGGACATTTTGGGGATGCCCGGGATTATTTACATACATAATGAACCGGATGGTGTTTCCGGGGACGATTTTGGAGTGACTATAGAGGCTGCAGCGGCAGATGGCTATCTTCTCCGGGTGCTGAAGGCGGGTGGATCGGTAGTGTCTGTTGAGCCCTGTGGCGGTTTGAGTGCGGGTGGCCTGGAGCAATGGATGGACCCCAAACCGGCCAGAGGAGGAGCTGCGGAATGA
- a CDS encoding four-helix bundle copper-binding protein, whose product MTRIQYQECIDACIQTMNACNYSYVSSLKQYDLASLRESIRLDRECADICSFAVQAMTRQSPFVAEILRLCAEICERCADESSKHIHTHCQECINACRAAARACRLISDTVEVYA is encoded by the coding sequence ATGACCCGAATTCAATATCAGGAGTGCATCGACGCTTGTATCCAAACTATGAACGCCTGTAACTATAGCTACGTCTCAAGCCTGAAACAATATGATCTTGCGTCGCTTCGTGAAAGCATCAGACTGGACCGGGAATGTGCGGATATCTGCTCTTTTGCTGTTCAGGCCATGACCCGTCAAAGCCCGTTTGTTGCAGAAATTCTCCGCCTGTGTGCAGAGATCTGTGAACGCTGTGCCGATGAGAGCAGCAAGCATATACACACTCATTGCCAGGAATGCATCAATGCCTGCCGTGCTGCTGCAAGAGCCTGCCGTTTGATCAGTGATACGGTAGAAGTCTACGCTTAA
- a CDS encoding CobW family GTP-binding protein, producing MEQAMPVYILSGFLGSGKTTLLQRLLDHWKAQGLRPAVVMNELGEVNLDGLLVEQSVPMAEMLGGCICCSIRGDLSTELATLIKKESPDVVVIEATGAANPLEIVDAVTEISLYQLVELKGLITVVDAAHLIELYRSQQGATYRLMQEQIRCASVLILNKTDRVTPQEADEITVILRKWNAYAEILPAVRCALEPEALLEGMGGIHAEARFQEDDEMQAGHAGDSSEAGAAVHGSHDHVMAYTHYFKRPVNSEEFEQFVKELPRDVYRAKGIVTFSDTSSRFLFQYAYREADFMKITPQGDVPDVAVFIGEHFSSSELRTRLLQLEKRILARPAVIKRSL from the coding sequence ATGGAACAGGCTATGCCGGTTTATATATTGTCAGGATTTCTTGGAAGCGGCAAAACCACCTTGCTGCAGCGCCTTTTGGATCACTGGAAAGCTCAAGGGCTCCGGCCGGCGGTCGTCATGAACGAGCTGGGAGAAGTGAATCTGGACGGATTGCTGGTTGAGCAGTCGGTGCCGATGGCCGAAATGCTCGGGGGCTGCATCTGCTGCTCGATCCGCGGCGATCTAAGCACAGAGCTGGCTACGCTGATCAAAAAAGAGTCACCCGATGTTGTCGTGATCGAGGCAACCGGAGCCGCTAACCCGCTGGAGATTGTCGATGCGGTTACTGAAATCTCATTGTATCAGCTGGTGGAGCTGAAAGGCCTGATCACGGTCGTGGATGCCGCACACCTTATCGAGCTGTACCGGTCCCAGCAAGGAGCGACCTACCGGCTGATGCAGGAGCAGATCCGCTGCGCATCGGTGCTGATCCTGAACAAAACCGACCGCGTAACTCCACAGGAAGCAGACGAGATCACTGTGATCCTGCGCAAGTGGAATGCCTATGCTGAAATCCTGCCTGCGGTGCGCTGTGCGCTGGAGCCGGAAGCGCTGCTTGAAGGAATGGGGGGCATTCATGCCGAAGCCCGCTTCCAGGAAGACGATGAGATGCAGGCTGGACATGCCGGCGATTCCAGTGAAGCGGGGGCTGCGGTGCATGGTTCCCATGACCATGTAATGGCCTATACCCACTACTTCAAACGTCCTGTGAACAGTGAGGAATTTGAGCAGTTTGTGAAGGAACTGCCACGGGATGTGTACCGCGCGAAGGGGATTGTCACGTTCAGCGATACCTCCAGCCGCTTTCTCTTCCAGTACGCCTACAGAGAGGCGGATTTTATGAAAATCACCCCTCAGGGAGATGTGCCGGATGTAGCGGTTTTCATCGGAGAGCACTTCTCCTCCAGTGAACTGCGGACCCGACTTCTCCAGCTGGAGAAGCGTATTTTGGCCAGGCCGGCTGTTATTAAGAGGAGTTTGTAG
- a CDS encoding MogA/MoaB family molybdenum cofactor biosynthesis protein, whose product MSSVDEHRREAPQSVACYVITVSDTRTPETDTGGALIRTMLEEAGYVVAGSTIVKDDYEDIRELVYKSSVHSGIEAVLLTGGTGISPRDTTYEAVASLLDKTLPGFGEIFRLLSFTDDIGSAAILSRAIAGTIGSTAVFSMPGSTGAIKLAMERLIIPELRHVMREIYKGS is encoded by the coding sequence TTGTCATCCGTAGATGAGCACCGGCGCGAAGCGCCCCAGAGTGTGGCCTGTTATGTGATTACGGTTTCGGACACCCGTACACCGGAAACCGACACCGGAGGTGCGCTGATCCGAACCATGCTTGAAGAAGCCGGATATGTGGTTGCCGGCAGTACGATTGTCAAGGACGACTATGAAGATATCCGTGAGCTGGTCTATAAAAGCTCAGTCCATTCCGGCATCGAAGCCGTGCTTCTGACTGGCGGGACGGGGATATCGCCCCGGGATACCACTTATGAGGCGGTGGCCTCTTTACTGGATAAAACGCTCCCCGGCTTCGGAGAGATTTTCCGGCTGCTCAGCTTCACCGATGACATCGGCTCGGCTGCGATTCTTAGCCGGGCGATTGCCGGCACTATCGGCAGCACGGCAGTCTTCTCCATGCCCGGTTCTACCGGCGCGATCAAGCTCGCTATGGAGCGGCTGATCATCCCGGAGCTGAGGCATGTTATGCGGGAGATCTACAAGGGCTCATAA